In Candidatus Fermentibacter sp., a single genomic region encodes these proteins:
- a CDS encoding VWA domain-containing protein, whose product MTRLELWPVLMAFLVFLAIHLASTRRSRGPAQCYTGPFDTGKAASSTFPLRLPTLAGLLLLAVAASRPQNGFERLPDAGEGVDLIITLDVSTSMLEQDYAPNRLEAAKDAALTFIEGRPTDRVGLVIYAAEPLALCPPTLDHGTLSRFIDKAGIGTLEDGTAIGAGLAVAARELEGSQTSRRVIVLLSDGMENAGTVDPIQVAQAIRTLHGDSLRVYTVAIGTGSSSYGVDTETLSSIASITGGRLFDAGSPSDLADVYAAIDSLEASTLPPEGLFVYKDIYMPFLVAGSILLALGEILRWRLRKVAGD is encoded by the coding sequence ATGACCCGGCTGGAGCTCTGGCCCGTCCTTATGGCCTTCCTCGTCTTCCTGGCCATCCATCTGGCCTCGACCCGGAGGTCGCGGGGCCCCGCACAGTGCTACACGGGCCCGTTCGACACGGGGAAGGCCGCATCGTCGACATTCCCGCTGCGTCTGCCGACCCTCGCGGGTCTCCTGCTGCTGGCGGTGGCGGCATCCCGCCCGCAGAACGGGTTCGAGAGGCTGCCCGACGCAGGTGAGGGCGTCGATCTCATCATCACGCTGGACGTCTCCACGAGCATGCTGGAGCAGGACTACGCCCCGAACAGGCTCGAAGCCGCAAAGGATGCGGCACTGACGTTCATCGAGGGGCGCCCGACGGACAGGGTGGGCCTTGTGATCTACGCCGCCGAGCCTCTGGCCCTGTGCCCCCCGACCCTCGACCACGGCACGCTGTCACGGTTCATCGACAAGGCGGGCATAGGCACCCTAGAGGATGGCACCGCGATAGGAGCGGGCCTGGCGGTCGCAGCCCGTGAGCTCGAGGGCTCGCAGACCTCGCGGAGGGTCATCGTCCTGCTTTCCGACGGCATGGAGAACGCCGGGACGGTGGATCCCATCCAGGTGGCGCAGGCCATCAGGACGCTGCACGGCGACAGCCTGAGGGTGTACACGGTGGCCATAGGCACCGGATCGAGCAGTTATGGGGTGGACACGGAGACGCTCTCGAGCATCGCCTCCATCACCGGCGGCAGGCTCTTCGACGCGGGCAGCCCGTCCGACCTCGCCGACGTGTACGCCGCCATCGACTCCCTCGAGGCATCCACGCTGCCCCCGGAGGGTCTGTTCGTCTACAAGGACATCTACATGCCCTTCCTCGTCGCAGGCTCGATCCTGCTGGCACTCGGCGAAATCCTCCGGTGGAGGCTCAGGAAGGTGGCGGGCGACTGA
- a CDS encoding AAA family ATPase, translated as MSRQNIEDTEKRIGELSPRIERLKATFSRVVVGQEDFRLGLLTALFCDGHVLIEGVPGLAKTLAARTLASCVSASFSRIQFTPDLLPADLTGTMVYLPEKAVFEARRGPVFAQILLADEINRAPAKVQSALLEAMQERQVTFGGNTHPLPRPFFVMATQNPIEQEGTYPLPEAQIDRFLLKLRVDYPSQQEELEIISRMGASQPPSAEEVMSPAEVIEVQRLAMDVTVEKSVMEYIVRIVAATRFPKQAGFSELAGLISFGASPRASLGLQAAARARAMLEGQGFVTPDHVKDVAPDVLRHRIIRSFEAEAEEVGVEEIIETILGRVPVK; from the coding sequence ATGTCGAGGCAGAACATCGAGGATACTGAGAAGAGGATAGGAGAGCTCTCCCCGCGCATCGAGAGGCTCAAGGCCACTTTCTCGAGGGTCGTCGTGGGGCAGGAGGACTTCAGGCTCGGGCTGCTCACGGCCCTCTTCTGCGACGGCCACGTGCTCATCGAAGGCGTGCCGGGCCTGGCCAAGACCCTCGCTGCCAGAACCCTGGCTTCGTGTGTGAGCGCCTCCTTCTCCAGGATCCAGTTCACTCCGGACCTCCTCCCTGCCGACCTCACCGGCACCATGGTCTACCTCCCCGAGAAGGCCGTCTTCGAGGCCAGGAGAGGACCGGTCTTCGCCCAGATCCTTCTCGCCGACGAGATCAACAGGGCGCCGGCAAAGGTCCAGAGCGCCCTTCTCGAGGCGATGCAGGAACGGCAGGTCACCTTCGGGGGGAACACGCACCCTCTTCCCAGACCCTTCTTTGTCATGGCCACCCAGAATCCGATAGAGCAGGAGGGCACCTATCCGCTCCCGGAGGCCCAGATCGACCGGTTCCTCCTGAAGCTGCGGGTCGACTACCCCTCCCAGCAGGAGGAGCTGGAGATCATCTCCCGCATGGGCGCCTCGCAGCCGCCTTCGGCGGAGGAGGTCATGTCCCCCGCGGAGGTGATCGAGGTACAGAGGCTCGCCATGGACGTCACGGTCGAGAAGAGCGTGATGGAATACATCGTCAGGATAGTGGCCGCGACCCGGTTCCCCAAGCAGGCCGGCTTCTCCGAGCTGGCGGGCCTGATAAGCTTCGGGGCCAGCCCGAGGGCCTCGCTGGGCCTCCAGGCTGCTGCACGGGCCAGGGCCATGCTCGAGGGCCAGGGCTTCGTCACGCCCGACCATGTCAAGGACGTCGCCCCCGACGTACTGAGACACCGCATCATCCGCTCCTTCGAGGCCGAAGCCGAGGAGGTCGGCGTCGAGGAGATCATCGAGACGATCCTCGGCAGGGTCCCGGTCAAGTAG
- the rpmA gene encoding 50S ribosomal protein L27: MAHKKSGSSSRNGRDTAGRRLGVKAPAGSFVTAGTIILRQRGTPIHPGTNVGIGSDDTLFAKADGVVRFHTMNSRRVASVLPE; the protein is encoded by the coding sequence ATGGCTCACAAGAAATCCGGCTCCAGCTCCAGGAACGGCAGGGACACCGCTGGCCGCAGACTGGGCGTGAAGGCCCCCGCCGGCAGCTTCGTCACCGCCGGCACGATCATCCTCAGGCAGCGCGGTACTCCGATCCATCCCGGGACCAACGTCGGGATCGGTTCCGACGACACCCTGTTCGCCAAGGCGGACGGCGTGGTCAGGTTCCATACCATGAACAGCAGGAGGGTCGCTTCCGTACTCCCGGAGTGA
- a CDS encoding phosphomannomutase/phosphoglucomutase, whose protein sequence is MNREIFRKYDIRGLYPEDLDDLTVRTIGYATGMLAGHGGLLAIGRDCRLSGGALSGQLAIGAASAGARIVDLGVQTTPMTYFAAYTAGPDATAMITGSHNPPEYNGFKLMKGTHTLSGDEIAVLADSRAPREFSEPAIGRMDVLEPYMDRLRAEFCLERSLKVVVDAGNGTGGMPACRILGELGCRVVPLFCGMDGRFPNHHPDPTVEENLAVLKEAVVSEKADLGIAFDGDADRLGVVDDRGRTVFGDRVLTVLALALLEDNPGATVISEVKASRIFYDLVEAAGGRPVMSATGHSLIKQRMLDENALLAGEMSGHIFYRDRYYGFDDALYASLRLIETISSSGGSMSDLLSGLPEAHATPEIREDCPDRDKFRIVDLVRESISSRFPTTSIDGVRVDFPGGWGLIRASNTQPVLVMRFEASEVGDLALYERIVRDELAEARRKLDVEAEHRGY, encoded by the coding sequence ATGAACAGAGAGATCTTCAGGAAGTATGACATCAGGGGCCTCTACCCGGAGGACCTCGACGACCTGACGGTCCGCACGATCGGATACGCCACGGGGATGCTGGCCGGCCACGGAGGCCTCCTGGCCATAGGTCGGGACTGCCGCCTCTCGGGAGGCGCTCTGTCCGGACAGCTCGCCATCGGCGCCGCATCCGCAGGTGCCCGGATAGTCGACCTCGGGGTGCAGACCACGCCCATGACCTATTTCGCGGCCTACACCGCGGGCCCCGACGCCACGGCCATGATCACCGGGAGCCACAACCCCCCGGAATACAACGGTTTCAAGCTGATGAAGGGCACTCATACCCTCTCCGGCGACGAGATCGCTGTACTGGCCGACTCCCGGGCCCCTCGGGAGTTCAGCGAACCGGCGATCGGGCGGATGGACGTCCTGGAACCCTACATGGACCGGCTCCGGGCGGAGTTCTGCCTGGAGAGATCGCTCAAGGTCGTGGTCGACGCGGGCAACGGCACGGGCGGCATGCCCGCCTGCAGGATCCTGGGTGAGCTGGGCTGCAGGGTAGTGCCTCTGTTCTGCGGGATGGACGGACGCTTCCCGAACCACCACCCGGATCCGACCGTCGAGGAGAACCTCGCGGTCCTGAAGGAGGCCGTGGTATCCGAGAAGGCCGACCTGGGGATAGCCTTCGACGGAGACGCCGACAGGCTGGGCGTGGTGGACGACCGCGGCCGGACGGTGTTCGGCGACAGGGTCCTCACCGTGCTCGCTCTTGCTCTCCTCGAGGACAATCCCGGCGCGACCGTCATCTCGGAGGTGAAGGCCTCGCGCATCTTCTACGATCTGGTCGAGGCCGCGGGCGGCAGGCCGGTGATGTCGGCGACGGGGCACTCCCTCATCAAGCAGAGGATGCTCGACGAGAACGCCCTCCTGGCCGGCGAGATGAGCGGGCACATCTTCTACCGCGACAGGTACTACGGGTTCGACGACGCCCTCTACGCCTCGCTCAGGCTCATCGAGACCATATCATCGAGCGGCGGCTCCATGTCCGACCTTCTGTCCGGCCTTCCCGAAGCTCACGCCACGCCCGAGATCAGGGAGGACTGCCCGGACAGGGACAAGTTCAGGATCGTAGACCTCGTCCGGGAGTCGATCTCGAGCCGCTTCCCGACCACCAGCATCGACGGGGTCAGAGTGGACTTCCCCGGGGGATGGGGCCTCATAAGGGCGTCCAACACCCAGCCTGTTCTCGTTATGCGCTTCGAGGCCTCCGAAGTTGGAGATCTGGCCCTGTACGAGCGGATCGTAAGGGACGAACTAGCCGAAGCCAGGAGGAAACTGGATGTCGAGGCAGAACATCGAGGATACTGA
- a CDS encoding VWA domain-containing protein yields the protein MSFERPFLLLFALAAPLWWWLRSRWLESENKRLREFVRPALWGRVEICPPPARIASRILWCITAALLAAASAGPLWGGVEASIPAGGDNVSLALDVSSSMSSMDETPSRLGRASAEILGLMDRFPGVRFSLVLFSSQARLAVPGTLDREFLASRLPAGVWGDNALPAGTELGTLVDAMSASLPEEDLETRIGIIFSDGGFHDFSVERSVEAAREAGLTIVTVGLGGLDSIPLPDGTGGFRTTGGDTVRTALCEEPLRDLAERTGGFYVRLSQTDDFPALVSELLSGERARMAARVAGGSGGRRFHLFLAGGLVLACVALTLEARGR from the coding sequence ATGTCCTTCGAGAGACCTTTCCTCCTCCTGTTCGCGCTCGCCGCCCCGTTGTGGTGGTGGCTCCGCTCGAGGTGGCTCGAATCAGAGAACAAGCGCCTGCGCGAGTTCGTGAGGCCCGCCCTGTGGGGGAGGGTGGAGATCTGCCCGCCGCCCGCGCGCATCGCATCGAGGATCCTCTGGTGCATCACGGCTGCGCTGCTGGCAGCAGCCTCGGCCGGCCCGCTCTGGGGAGGCGTGGAGGCATCGATCCCGGCCGGAGGTGACAACGTCTCCCTGGCACTCGACGTCTCCTCGTCGATGTCCTCGATGGACGAGACGCCATCCAGACTCGGGAGGGCCTCGGCAGAGATCCTGGGCCTCATGGACAGATTCCCGGGAGTCAGGTTCAGCCTCGTCCTCTTCTCGTCCCAGGCAAGGCTGGCCGTCCCGGGCACCCTGGACAGGGAATTCCTGGCATCCCGGCTCCCCGCGGGCGTCTGGGGCGACAACGCACTGCCGGCCGGCACCGAGCTGGGCACCCTCGTCGATGCGATGTCGGCCTCTCTGCCCGAGGAGGACCTCGAGACCAGGATAGGGATCATCTTCAGCGACGGGGGCTTCCACGACTTCTCCGTGGAGAGGTCGGTGGAGGCGGCGCGGGAGGCCGGGCTCACCATAGTGACGGTGGGGCTGGGCGGGCTCGATTCGATACCCCTCCCCGACGGCACGGGCGGCTTCAGGACGACTGGCGGCGACACGGTGCGGACGGCCCTGTGCGAGGAGCCTCTCAGGGACCTGGCAGAGAGGACCGGGGGATTCTACGTCAGATTGTCCCAGACCGACGACTTCCCGGCGCTCGTGAGCGAACTCCTTTCGGGGGAGAGGGCCCGGATGGCCGCAAGGGTGGCCGGCGGTTCCGGCGGCCGCAGGTTCCATCTGTTCCTCGCGGGCGGGCTCGTACTCGCCTGTGTCGCACTCACCCTGGAGGCCAGGGGCAGATGA
- a CDS encoding M14 family zinc carboxypeptidase gives MRFLPLLFLLFQAAYSEPSAYHSVWIAPVGPADIRALEAAGFDIESVRDSRARIYVDADGEALLFRMGFMPAAVSQPEPLVPYPSLAAVNDTLEAIVARNPGICRLENIGSSYGGRPIYAVVVSDNVATEEIEPEFRLIGAIHGDEKAGGMVALNFLRNLADNADTSPMCEYVVETAETWVIPVMNPDGYFSNSRYNGNGIDLNRNLSYHWQPGAGGGSSPFSEPETQHLRDITMTEWPAQTSLHNPFCASMSLHGGEACFNYVWNYSSAAVPDTTLIVSMANDYAALCQVPGFWVTEGWAWYVITGDVNDWSYGEYGGIDHTVEVHGDKQYTDWPLLASQHYMALLDFYVNSTYGFWGTVTNSYGTPLDANIQVTRTDGADSEPMMFCRNDVTMGDYAKPALPGTYDITATVSGFAPQTVSDVVLGSSARVEVSFVFDATGIGGSTPGAGSLAVSASANPSSGPVALSCTTGLEGSLTIFDITGRSVFAADVPAGGADITWNGTTGEGAPVPAGVYIARLTDGSGTASARLVRQN, from the coding sequence ATGCGTTTCCTGCCCCTGCTCTTCCTGCTGTTCCAGGCCGCATACTCCGAACCAAGCGCCTACCACTCGGTATGGATCGCCCCCGTCGGCCCGGCAGACATCCGTGCACTCGAGGCAGCGGGATTCGACATAGAGTCGGTGCGCGACTCCCGCGCGCGCATCTACGTCGATGCCGACGGCGAGGCTCTCCTGTTCCGCATGGGCTTCATGCCCGCGGCTGTGTCCCAGCCCGAGCCCCTCGTCCCGTATCCGTCGCTCGCGGCAGTGAACGACACCCTGGAGGCCATAGTGGCGCGCAACCCCGGCATCTGCAGGCTCGAGAACATCGGCAGCAGCTACGGCGGCAGGCCAATCTACGCCGTGGTGGTCTCCGACAACGTGGCCACCGAGGAGATAGAGCCCGAGTTCCGCCTCATCGGCGCCATCCATGGGGACGAGAAGGCCGGCGGCATGGTGGCCCTCAACTTCCTCAGGAACCTGGCCGACAACGCCGACACGAGCCCGATGTGCGAATACGTGGTGGAGACGGCCGAGACCTGGGTGATCCCGGTCATGAACCCGGACGGCTACTTCTCCAACAGCCGCTACAACGGCAACGGCATCGACCTGAACCGCAACCTCAGCTACCACTGGCAGCCGGGTGCCGGCGGCGGATCGAGCCCGTTCTCGGAACCAGAGACCCAGCACCTCAGGGACATCACGATGACGGAATGGCCCGCCCAGACCTCCCTGCACAATCCGTTCTGCGCCAGCATGTCGCTGCACGGAGGGGAGGCCTGCTTCAACTACGTGTGGAACTACTCCTCGGCCGCCGTCCCCGACACGACCCTGATAGTCTCCATGGCGAACGACTACGCGGCCCTGTGCCAGGTTCCCGGATTCTGGGTGACCGAGGGCTGGGCCTGGTACGTGATCACCGGCGACGTGAACGACTGGAGCTACGGCGAATACGGCGGGATCGACCACACGGTAGAGGTTCACGGCGACAAGCAGTACACCGACTGGCCACTCCTTGCGTCGCAGCACTACATGGCGCTGCTCGACTTCTATGTGAACAGCACCTACGGATTCTGGGGCACCGTGACCAACAGCTACGGAACGCCTCTCGACGCTAACATCCAGGTCACCAGGACGGACGGTGCCGACAGCGAGCCGATGATGTTCTGCCGCAACGACGTCACCATGGGCGACTACGCCAAGCCGGCCCTCCCCGGAACCTACGACATCACGGCCACCGTATCCGGGTTCGCGCCCCAGACCGTGTCCGACGTGGTGCTCGGCTCCTCGGCGAGGGTCGAGGTCAGCTTCGTGTTCGACGCCACGGGCATCGGAGGCTCGACGCCCGGTGCAGGCTCCCTCGCCGTCTCCGCATCGGCAAATCCCTCCTCCGGGCCTGTCGCGCTCAGCTGCACGACAGGGCTTGAGGGAAGCCTCACAATCTTCGATATTACCGGCCGTTCGGTCTTCGCCGCCGATGTTCCGGCAGGCGGTGCCGATATCACATGGAACGGTACAACGGGGGAGGGCGCCCCGGTGCCGGCCGGAGTCTACATCGCCAGGCTCACTGACGGCAGCGGGACTGCATCCGCCAGACTCGTACGCCAGAACTAG
- a CDS encoding DUF58 domain-containing protein, which yields MENAHSLIKRVRRIEITTRRLVDQLMGGEYRSAFRGRGMEFSDIRTYQEGDDPRLIEWNVTARTGIPHVKLMTEERELQVVILLDLSGSLRFGSMNLTKEERVAETAALLALAAVRTGDRIGMLSFAGDVVDYIPPDKGRNHALAVVQKVLSSKGRQEEADIDRALAYLGRVIHRKALLFVISDFRFKRASRLLGAASRRHDLVGIHVFDPREVSMPDIGLVRFRDPETGATRVVDTGSPSWRKSFSSMVAQINAQREALSRTCGFDLVSISTSDDLVLPLRRFFELRRRRRRH from the coding sequence GTGGAGAACGCCCATTCCCTCATCAAGAGGGTCAGGCGGATCGAGATCACGACCCGCCGACTCGTGGACCAGCTCATGGGGGGGGAGTACCGCTCCGCCTTCAGGGGCCGGGGCATGGAGTTCTCCGACATCAGGACCTACCAGGAGGGTGACGACCCCAGGCTGATCGAGTGGAACGTCACAGCCAGGACCGGGATCCCTCATGTGAAGCTGATGACTGAGGAGAGGGAGCTCCAGGTCGTGATACTGCTCGACCTCTCCGGGAGTCTCAGGTTCGGCTCGATGAATCTGACGAAGGAGGAGCGCGTCGCGGAGACTGCCGCCCTGCTGGCACTCGCGGCGGTTCGGACGGGGGACAGGATAGGCATGCTCTCCTTCGCGGGCGACGTGGTCGACTACATACCTCCCGACAAGGGAAGGAACCACGCGCTTGCCGTCGTCCAGAAGGTGCTCTCCTCGAAGGGCAGGCAGGAGGAGGCGGACATCGACAGGGCCCTCGCCTACCTGGGCAGGGTGATCCATCGCAAGGCTCTCCTGTTCGTGATAAGCGACTTCAGGTTCAAGCGAGCCTCCAGGCTCCTCGGGGCTGCATCGAGGAGGCACGACCTGGTGGGCATCCACGTCTTCGACCCGCGCGAGGTCAGCATGCCGGACATCGGCCTCGTCCGCTTCAGGGATCCCGAAACGGGCGCCACCCGGGTGGTCGACACCGGATCGCCATCGTGGCGGAAGTCCTTCTCGTCCATGGTCGCCCAGATCAATGCCCAGCGGGAGGCCCTCTCAAGGACATGCGGCTTCGATCTCGTTAGCATCTCGACATCCGACGACCTCGTCCTCCCTCTCCGGAGGTTCTTCGAGCTCAGACGCAGGAGGCGCAGGCACTGA
- a CDS encoding tetratricopeptide repeat protein, producing the protein MADISLKKKAHDLLQKGKLDSALRVFQAVLKEDPEEASVHNSAGDVLLKLKRKDEALVHFARASELYMKDGLHMVALSVSRKALRAEPSFASAHFVMGACFDEQSKPDQARREYVAFLKSATDKNDPMVLTALTALARLDPEDRNWVLRLARVAFVQKKESILDRCVSMAAERGFPEHKKMVSMLEELRQELRPKETVEEEIKIEQVAFDSGDIIEADDAEEEPEVPQRKRIGEYFVADGLLKASDVLRGLEIQLASRDHKRLGDVLVDMGLVSTRQVREALSKQVLDMKQRLEKRPGDALGYVELGNLLLDVSDFYGAVEAYLKAAEIYRATGREKMVFELLEGVLDICPESLAAARELVRTRTSLGPEGQARSLYRLAVAYLLNDSPHEAVAALDASVQADPDFTMAVTLLEGVRPGLADADNYADIASILADIDRMFDSDSARALAALVKEFQDGIEAAVPSDDYNTHYDLGIAYREMGLLREAVDEFSQVLASPEHRIKAREMLGRCYLNMGRFDEAEEHFQKGMTLAGKDTVALVGFHLNTAQVFEATGRKRQAEAERKAAEKLDPVLVRIQARVE; encoded by the coding sequence ATGGCCGACATCTCCCTGAAGAAGAAGGCGCACGACCTGCTCCAGAAGGGCAAGCTGGACAGCGCCCTCCGCGTCTTCCAGGCGGTCCTGAAGGAGGACCCGGAGGAGGCTTCGGTCCACAACAGCGCGGGGGACGTGCTGCTCAAGCTCAAGCGCAAGGACGAGGCCCTGGTGCACTTCGCCAGGGCGTCCGAGCTCTACATGAAGGACGGGCTGCACATGGTGGCCCTGTCCGTGAGCAGGAAGGCCCTGAGGGCCGAACCGTCCTTCGCCTCGGCCCATTTCGTCATGGGCGCCTGCTTCGACGAGCAGAGCAAGCCCGATCAGGCGCGCCGCGAGTATGTCGCATTCCTGAAGAGCGCCACCGACAAGAACGATCCCATGGTCCTCACGGCCCTGACGGCGCTCGCCAGGCTGGATCCCGAGGACAGGAACTGGGTGCTCCGCCTGGCCAGGGTGGCCTTCGTGCAGAAGAAGGAGAGCATCCTCGACCGCTGCGTCTCCATGGCTGCAGAGAGGGGCTTCCCCGAGCACAAGAAGATGGTCAGCATGCTCGAGGAGCTCCGCCAGGAACTCAGGCCGAAGGAGACCGTCGAGGAGGAGATCAAGATAGAGCAGGTCGCCTTCGACTCGGGCGACATCATAGAGGCCGATGACGCGGAGGAGGAGCCCGAGGTCCCCCAGCGGAAGCGGATAGGGGAGTACTTCGTAGCCGACGGCCTCCTCAAAGCGAGCGACGTCCTCAGGGGTCTCGAGATCCAGCTCGCTTCGCGCGACCACAAGAGGCTCGGCGACGTGCTCGTGGACATGGGGCTGGTCTCCACCCGGCAGGTGCGCGAGGCGCTCTCCAAACAGGTGCTCGACATGAAGCAGCGCCTCGAGAAGCGCCCCGGCGACGCCCTCGGCTACGTGGAGCTGGGCAACCTCCTGCTCGATGTCAGCGACTTCTACGGCGCGGTCGAGGCATATCTGAAGGCGGCCGAGATATACAGGGCGACGGGCAGGGAGAAGATGGTCTTCGAGCTTCTCGAGGGCGTTCTCGACATCTGCCCAGAATCCCTGGCGGCGGCGCGCGAGCTGGTGCGCACCAGGACCTCTCTCGGCCCGGAGGGCCAGGCCCGATCGCTCTACAGGCTCGCCGTCGCGTACCTTCTCAACGACAGCCCTCACGAGGCCGTGGCCGCACTGGATGCGTCCGTACAGGCGGATCCCGACTTCACGATGGCCGTGACCCTGCTCGAGGGCGTGCGGCCCGGCCTGGCCGACGCCGACAACTACGCCGACATCGCGTCGATCCTGGCCGACATCGACCGCATGTTCGACTCCGATTCGGCCCGCGCCCTCGCGGCGCTGGTCAAGGAGTTCCAGGACGGCATCGAGGCCGCCGTCCCGTCCGACGACTACAACACCCACTACGACCTGGGCATAGCCTACAGGGAGATGGGGCTGCTCCGCGAGGCGGTGGACGAGTTCAGCCAGGTCCTGGCCAGCCCCGAACACCGCATCAAGGCCCGCGAGATGCTCGGCAGGTGCTACCTCAACATGGGCCGGTTCGACGAAGCGGAGGAGCACTTCCAGAAGGGGATGACCCTGGCCGGCAAGGATACCGTCGCCCTCGTCGGATTCCACCTCAACACCGCCCAGGTGTTCGAGGCCACGGGAAGGAAGCGGCAGGCGGAAGCCGAGAGGAAGGCGGCCGAGAAGCTGGACCCGGTCCTGGTGCGGATCCAGGCCCGTGTCGAGTAG
- the hutI gene encoding imidazolonepropionase, translated as MPDADFLLVHAGQLITVPGGPAARRGADARLLGIVTDGAAACRGGRIVWTGPTDELRSAVTASPCAVTLDAGGMLVMPGFVDPHTHPVFAGTREAEYAMRAEGRSYLEIAGAGGGIASTMRSTRSAGRKTLAAALDRHLADMLRFGTTTLEAKSGYSLDLEGEIAALELLREASSSSHQTIVPTFMGPHAVPPEYEGRPDDYISFLISEVLPVVAGRRLAVFADIFCEHGAFDAAQSERFLGAASDAGLGLRIHADEFTACGGAELAARIGAGSADHLLAAADAGVAALAASGTTAILLPGTAFNLGLAFPDGRRFLDAGAAVALATDFNPGSCYCPSMPFVISTAVSRCGFTVEEALVASTANAAASLGLGGLKGTLAPGADADFTIWDLDDYRGIPYHLAAPDILSVHTSSKPAWNRVDGRLGSR; from the coding sequence TTGCCTGATGCCGATTTCCTGCTCGTACACGCGGGCCAGCTGATCACCGTGCCGGGCGGCCCCGCCGCCCGGCGCGGCGCAGACGCCCGCCTCCTCGGAATCGTGACGGACGGGGCCGCCGCCTGCCGTGGCGGCAGGATCGTCTGGACCGGCCCCACCGATGAACTCCGTTCCGCAGTCACAGCATCGCCATGCGCGGTGACCCTCGATGCGGGGGGCATGCTCGTCATGCCCGGCTTCGTGGATCCGCACACTCACCCCGTCTTCGCAGGCACTCGCGAGGCCGAGTATGCCATGCGCGCCGAAGGCAGGAGCTACCTGGAGATAGCCGGCGCCGGCGGCGGCATAGCCTCCACCATGAGGTCCACCCGCTCGGCCGGCAGGAAAACCCTTGCCGCCGCACTCGACAGGCACCTGGCCGACATGCTCAGGTTCGGCACCACGACCCTGGAGGCCAAGAGCGGGTACTCCCTCGACCTCGAAGGCGAGATCGCCGCGCTGGAGCTCCTGCGCGAGGCGTCCAGCTCATCGCACCAGACCATCGTGCCCACGTTCATGGGCCCCCATGCCGTACCCCCCGAGTACGAAGGCAGGCCCGACGACTACATCTCCTTCCTGATCTCGGAGGTCCTGCCCGTCGTCGCAGGGAGAAGGCTCGCCGTCTTCGCCGACATATTCTGCGAGCATGGCGCCTTCGATGCAGCCCAGAGCGAGAGATTCCTCGGAGCCGCCTCCGATGCGGGTCTGGGTCTGCGGATCCACGCGGACGAGTTCACGGCTTGCGGAGGGGCGGAACTCGCCGCCCGGATCGGCGCGGGCAGCGCAGACCACCTCCTGGCTGCGGCAGATGCCGGCGTGGCGGCTCTGGCCGCCTCGGGCACGACGGCCATCCTTCTGCCCGGCACTGCATTCAACCTGGGTCTTGCATTCCCGGACGGCCGGAGATTCCTCGACGCCGGCGCGGCGGTGGCCCTGGCCACCGACTTCAATCCGGGGAGCTGCTACTGCCCGTCCATGCCCTTCGTCATCAGCACCGCCGTATCGAGGTGCGGATTCACCGTCGAGGAGGCGCTCGTGGCCTCCACGGCCAACGCGGCCGCATCGCTCGGACTCGGCGGCCTGAAGGGCACCCTGGCACCGGGAGCCGACGCCGATTTCACCATCTGGGACCTGGACGACTACAGGGGGATACCCTATCACCTCGCCGCGCCCGATATTCTCTCGGTCCACACCTCGTCGAAACCCGCCTGGAACAGAGTGGACGGAAGGCTGGGCAGTCGATAG